From Alteromonas sp. BL110:
TGAAGTCGGTCTTGCAATCTTCTCTACTATTTTTAGTGCCAAATTATCGCGACTACGACCTAGTTTGGCTCTAAACGTAGGTAAATCTTCAATTAATACAGTGATGGTTTCCGGCATTTCTACAGGAATGATATCACCGGGCTTAAATTCCATCACATCGCGAAGCGGTACATCCACATCTAGCATGTGCGTAGTTAAACCTACTTTCACATCCATAATTTCATCGCGAAGCGCCTTACTCCAACGTAAATCTGTGTCTTCTTTATCGCTTTGAACACCTGCATCTAGCAGTTCGCGAATAGGCTCTAACATTGAGTATGGCAATGACACGTGGAAGTCGCCACCGCCACCATCTAGCTCGATATGAAACGAACTTATGACCACCACTTCCGTGGGACTCACAATGTTCGCCATAGCTGGGTTTACTTCTGAGTCCAAATATTCAAACGACACGTCCATAACCGGTGCCCACGCTTCTTTATAATCTTCAAAAATTATTTTAAGCAGCATCTGAATAATACGACGTTCCGTTGGCGTGAATTCACGACCTTCGATTTTCGCATGGTACCGGCCGTCGCCGCCAAAGAAGTTATCTACCAGAATGAACACCAAGCGAGCTTCCATGGTAATTAGTCCCGTACCTTTAAGCGGACGGAAACGCACCATGTTCAAACTCGTTGGAACGAACAGTGTATGAATATATTCACCAAACTTGATCATCTGAATACCGTTAATCGATACTTCAGCTGAACGTCGCATCATGTTGAATAAACTTACACGCATGTGACGGGCAAAACGTTCATTCACAATTTCGAGTGTAGGCATACGCCCACGCACTATTCTATCTTGCGAGGAGAAGTCGTACTCGAGCGTAGAAGCATCAGAGTCGCTACTGCCGACTTCTTCCTCTTCTACATCATCTACCCCGTGCAACAGGGCATCGATTTCATCTTGAGATAATAAATCACTCACCGTCTTCTACCTTAATTAGCCAATGCATTTGCATTACTGCATGACGAAACCAGTAAACAATACGCGCTCCACAACATCGCTACCCGTAATGTCTTTCAATGCTTTTTGCACCTCTGTTACCGCCTGCTCTCGAAGCTCAATTTTACCTGCCTCTGTGACTAGATCGTCTGCATTTGACGTACTAAAAGCTTGCAACAGCGTACCTTCAATAAGCGGTATATGCGTTTTTGCCAACTCTTCGTTATCAGAACCACGTACTAATAGCTGTACTTTAATTTGAACAAGTCTGTCTCGTCCTGAGCCGGGTACGTTGAAGACGAAGGGTCTTGGCATAGCAACGTAAAGCGCCGTACCTATTTCAGCACTACCCGAACTTGCTGCCGGTGCACTCTCAGCGGCCGCAGCAGCATCAGCTTCAGCCAGTTGTTCAACCGCAGGTTCATCGCCTCCTGCAAACAGTAAGAAATAAGCGGCAGCTCCACCACCTACAAGAACCACGGCGATAATGATGATCAACATCATTTTGCCTTTCTTTTTACCGCCCTCTTCTACCTGTAACTCTTCATCAGCCATGTGTAACTCATCAGTAATATTAAGAAAAATGTATTATCAATGTTCCATCGCAAATGGCAATGCCATAATTCGTATCTACCTCTACTTGATACTGTAACAGCAGCCATCAATTGCTATTAAGCGGCATTCATCGACCTGTCTGACCGGATTCTATCGAATACATCAAACATAGCAGTCTTAAAATAATCTCACCATGCTACCTATTGATAATAGTTTTACTTAACTTTAAGCGTAAAAATCAATTCCACCTTTGGCTGCCCGCGTCACTGATTGCTCGATAATTCGCGTTTCACCCATGTCGTCTAAACCGTCATTTTCTCCACGGTTTTCGGTGCCATTTCCCCTGCCATTATTGTTTGCAAGTTGCTGGCCATTTTCGTTACTCGACGAATTATCTTTTCTAACTTGCGCATCACCTAGCTCAATGCCTTGTTCAGAAAGCATGTCTCGTAATTTAGGCATGGCATCAGCTAGCGCTTCTTTTGCTTGTTGAGATTGGACAACAAAGCTCACGCTTGCTGCATCACCTGAGACGTTTACACGAACCTGCATGCTGCCCATTTCCGGAGGATCAAGACGAATCTCAGCCATGGTGTTACGCGCGTTTACCATCCAACGAATCTTTTCGTTTAGCTGCTGTTGGCCTTCTGGCTTATGAATGTTGACCGCTTTATCGAAACCTTCAAACTGCTGTTGAGACTTTGACGCTTCAGTGCGAAGCTGAGCGTTTTCCTGCATTACCGTATCGGTTTGTCCCACCATACTTGCGAAAGCCTGTTGCGCGCTCGACTGCGTTTGCGTCATCAAGTTAAGAAACTGACTCGCTTGGCTGTCGACCCGAGCCGTCATTGAAGCAATAACGTCAGTATTCACTGCGGCCTCTTTTGCCGCGTCTGCCACGATAGCTGACAAATCAATGCCCGGCTCTCTACCTTGCTCAGCTTGTTGCTGGAATTCATTAATACCGGCAATGATGTTTGTCTTCACTGCTTGCTGCTGCGAAGCGTTTGGCATCACTGCAACTACACGCTCTGCAAACGCCTCGGTAACTTTTTGTGCAGTTTGTGGGGAGAGTTCACTTAACGCAGTTAATAAGTCGGTTTGTGAATCACCGGTCATTTCGAAGCTAGGATTTTGGGTATTCATCACTGGCACTGTGTCAGTTGCCGTTACCTTACTCTTTTCTGTCCCGTTAGTATTTACATCACCACTATCTAAAACAGCTCCGTCAATGGCTACTTCATCCGCTATGTCATTGGTTGCGTCAGAATACAATGCTTCTAATTGAGAGTTGGCTCCATCTGAAGATAATTTGCGCATTGCTTTAAGCTCATCAGATAAAAGACCTAACACAAGAGACTCTTCTGTAGCATTTTTACTACCTGCCAGCGTATGCTCCGCTCCCTCGTTCACGGTTTGCTCTACATTGCCAGCACTGTCTTTTTGCTGCATGAGTTGTGCAATTAGCCCAGAAAGTTCATCGGCATTTGAATCTAACTTATCACTGGCAAGAATTTGTGACTGCTCAGCGCTTGCTTCGCCGCTAGCGCCATTTTGTTCGCTTTCAGCGCCAAGCAATAGTGCGGTTAAAGCACTGAGTGTTTGCTGTGCTTCAGTCGAAAGGGATTCAACAGCGATCCCCCCCTCTTCGCTGTCACTATTTAGCTGAGAAAGTAAATGCGCCATTACCGAGGGCGCGTCGCTGGCATCTACACCGTCTGGGATCTTCCAAAGCTTTCCGTTTTCTTTTACAGAAAGAATATTAACCGTCTCATCTGAAACTTCAGAAATACCATTGGTTGTTCTGTTACCAGATTGCCCTTGAGTTTGCTCTCTATTATCAGCCTTACCAAAGCGATCGGCTAGGATTTCAACATAGGCAACCCAGTCTGGTTCTTCATCAACCTTATCCGGTTTTCCATCAGGCGTACCTGGCGTGGTAATAACTCCAGCCTCAGCATCTTTTTTACCGCCTTCTCCAATTACAAACTCTGCTTCGGTTACAGCTTTTTGCTCAATATCACCTTCAGCGTCATCTACTTTCAAACTGGTCTTTTCTTCACCGACTGAGTTACCGTGCGCTTCTATAGCTTCGGCTATATCTTTTTGGGCAATGGCAGCGTTTTCTTCTTTTGTACTTGGCGCAGACTCTGCTGGATTGTCTGTTACTTTCTTATCAACAGGAAGATCGGTATGGCCGGCATCCCGGTCTTTTCCCTTCTTTACCGTTTCATTAGAAACTGAAGTGTTAGCAGATGAGCTGGTCGAACGGGTTGTCTCTCGGAATTGAGAGCCTGATGTCTCTTTGTCATTTAAAACAAAGTCTGATTTACTCGATTTTGCTTCCTGATAAAGTCGATTAAATGCTTGGTTATTTTGACTATTCGCTTGCTGTTGCGTACCAATACCTGTTTCAACTGCTTTAGCTGTACTAGAAGCAGAAAAAGGTAATGCGGCAATGTCTGTTTTTTGTGCGGCAACTTGTTGCATATTGTCCTACCGTCCTACATTTATCTCGTCTTTCACCAAGAAGGCATTATGTGATGCGAATAAATCACTGGGCGTCATTTTTTAACAGACCGTGAGAAGTAAATCGCAAACCTACCAACGCTTATCCAAATTTCAATCACTTAGCTTTGCCCAGATACCCTTTGGGACTACCGTTTGGCATTGGATTTATACTCGCTTTTGTCGAATTTTTTACCTTATAATATGGGTAGAACTTCAAACAAACGCGTTTAGAGCGTAACAACTATTGCACTGAAAATATGGCGCGCTGTTGCATTTTATATTGATTTAGCAAGGGTTGAGCCAAAGTGGCTTGAGAACATACTATTTACTAGAAAGGTGAGCGCTTAGCTCTGAAAAAACGCTGTGTAGCGAACTCATCCATCATGGCCTGTTCTGCTTTGGCTTCTTTTTTCTGCTCCGCCAGCTTCTTCTTATCAAGCAACAAGGTAACCGCTTTAACTTTCTGCTGTTGTTTTAGCCACATTTGCTTACGCTGGTCCGCTGCCATTTGTGCACGAGCAATTACTTGCATTTGCTGCTCACACGCTTTATCTAATTTACCAACGAAGGATAAATGTTGCTGGTAGTAAGTAGCCGTAACACCGGCTTGACCGGTCTGCTGAATACCTTTGATATAGTCAACGCGGTACTGCTCTAAACTGGTAAGCTTTTGCTTTTGTTGGTTAACGTTTTGCTGCGCTTGCTGATAATAGCGGGCTTCACGCTGCTCTTTTTCGCGCTCGAATTCAGCTAAACGCTCTAATTGCTTAGACATTTTTGGCTCCCTTACTCACAAAGCCTTGCTGACTGTTCGTTAAAGCCCAAGCACCCGTTACTGAAAAACACATTATCCTTGTCCCAACCCTTTGGCGAGGGCCGCCATACCTTCCAAGCTTTCGTCATAAGGAATGACTTGCTTCATTCCTTGCTGTAACAAAGCGTTGATTGCAGGCTCGGCACGAATGGCTAAATCAATACGAGGGTCTGAACCTTTTGCATAAGCGCCAATCGAAATAAGGTCTTGGTTTTGTTTGTAGTTTGAATAAACTTGTCGAATGCGACGGGCCATCAGCTGGTGCTCTTCACTCACCACCATTGGCATTACGCGACTTATTGATGCTTCAATATCAATTGCGGGGTAATGACCACTATCGGCAAGGGTTCTTGATAAGACCACGTGACCATCCAAAATGGCACGAGCAGCATCAGCTATGGGATCTTGTAAATCGTCCCCTTCGGTAAGTACCGTATAAAAGGCCGTGATAGAGCCTTGTCGCTCGCTGCCGTTACCTGCACGTTCAACTAACGCTGGTAACCGAGCAAAGACCGATGGCGGATAGCCTTTTGTTGCAGGAGGCTCACCCACAGCCAGCGCAATTTCACGCTGCGCCATTGCATAACGGGTTAACGAGTCAATAAGTAACAGCACCTTCATGCCTTTATCGCGAAAATATTCAGCAATGGTGACGGCAGTTTCACAGCCCTTTAAGCGCATAAGAGGTGATGTGTCAGCAGGCGCAGCAACGACAACTGCACGTTGGCGCTCTTCTTCTGTGAGGATGTCATGAATAAATTCTTTAACTTCTCGGCCACGTTCTCCCACAAGCCCAACGACAACCACGTCGGCTTCACAGCCTCGGGTCATCATGCCTAATAACACACTTTTACCCACGCCACTTCCGGCAAAAAGTCCCATACGCTGACCTACACCCACTGTATTGAGCGCGTTAATGGCGCGTACACCAACATCCATAGGGGCATTAATTGGCCGGCGAATAAGCGGGTTCATTGGCGGTCGGGTCGTTGGCGCGCGGGCTTCAGCATTTATTTCACCTAGTCCGTCAAGAGGTTGACCATTTCCGTCTACCACACGCCCTAAAAGCCCCATTCCCACTGGTAGACCGCTTTGCCTATTTAACGGCATCACGCGACTTCCGGGCACGATACCGCGCACGGCTTCAGTAGGCATTAAATAAGTAATATCATCCCCAAAACCAACCACTTCGGCTTCTATTTCACCTTCAATGGTTTGCACTAAGCACTGACTACCAACGGGTAGCTGGCAACCTACTGCTTCAAGGGTTAAACCGATACCTCGAACTAACTTACCGGCAGCGACGACAGGGGGAGAAGATACCTGTTTTGTTAGGGATTCAAAATACGAATGCCAAGGGCTAGTCATCTGACAAACCTTGATTCAATAAAAATTTATCAATGACGTCTCGACAGCGGCGTTCGATAGATACATCCACGGCGTTTTGCGCAGTAGTAATATCGCAACCACCGCGTTCCATCGCTGGGGCTTCAACCAAACTCCATCCTTTTTTGGCAATTTCTTCGTCGCCGAAGTGCGCTTTTACCAATTCAATATCATCAGGGTTCATGTGAATTTGATAATCCGCTTGATTAATGGGTAGCGCTTTAATGCCTTCGCTTAACGCTTGGAGTATCACCTGTTGGTTAGTACTAACCTCTGTTTTAATGACAGCTTTTGCGAGAGTTACGGCAAGTTTCACCAACTGGTCGCGCGATTCATCGTTTGCTTGTGAAAGTGGGTCGTGAAGCTTGTCGGCAAGGGCCTGCCACACTTCGGCTTGTGCCGCCATCTGCTGGCGACCTTCTTCTAACCCTTGCTCTAGGCCATCGTTGTGACCCTGTTCTTTACCTTCGGCCAAGCCGGTTTCAAGGCCTTCGGCTTTACCTTCTTCAAAACCTTTTTCCTTACCTTCTTGAAAACCTTCGTCATAGGCAGCTTGGCGAATAGCTTCAATCTCTTCAGCTGTTGGAGGCTTGATTTCCTCTTCAACTTCAGGGGGCTCATACTTCCAATCTGAGCGTTTATTCAATGCATTGGTTGGCTGGTCCTTCCTCGATGTTTTTGGGTCATCGACAAAAGGCAGATCCCAGGTTTTAGCTTCACTTATTTCGTTTTCACTGAAATTTTTATTACCAGACATGTTTTTTTACCAGAGACTTTTATTACCAAGCATAGTTCTACCTAGGCTACAGAAGTAAGGGCATCAGAGCGCTTATAAGAACTCTTCACCGCCACCGCCGCCAAGCATAATTTCACCTGAGTCAGAAAGTCGACGGGCAACAGAAAGAATTTCTTTTTGTGCGGTTTCCACTTCACTGATACGAACAGGGCCAAGAGCTTCCAAGTCGTCGCCAAGCATTTCAGCAGCACGCTTAGACATATTGCGCATAATTTTATCTTTAAGTTCTTCGTCAGCACCCTTAATAGCTTTAAGCAGCGCATCTTGCTGAACTTCTCGCAATATTGCTTGAATGCCTTTGTCGTCTACATCGACTAAGTTGTCGAAGACAAACATAAGATCCTGGATCTGCTGACTCATCTCTTCGTCTTGCTCGCGAATAGCGTCCATCAGCTGACCTTCTATCGCGGTATCTAAGTAGTTCATGATGTTCGCTGCAGACTTCAAGCCGCCCATTTTCGCTGCTTGCGTTCCCGCTTGACCAGCGAACTGCTTCTCCATAATTTCGTTTAGTTCTTGCAATGCTGCTGGTTGAACTTCTTCTAGGTTCGCAATACGCATCAACAGGTCAAGGCGTACTTTTTCTGGGAACTGTGCCAAAATTTCAGCGCTTTGCTCAGGTTCGAGGTAAGACAGTACAATGGTTTGAATCTGCGGGTGTTCGTTGCGAATGATGCTCGCTACCTGCTTAGAGTCCATCCATTTCAATGAATCTAAACCTTTAGCGCCACTTCCCATTAGGATCTGATCGATAAGGTTTGCCGCCTTGTCTTCACCTAAGGCCGCAGTTAGCGCTCGCTTAACAAAGTCTTGGCTCTGGAAGCCAATAGTGCTGTAGTTCTGAATCTCTTCAATGAAGTGCTTGTGAACTGACGTGATTTTGGTTTGCGTCATATCGTCCACTTTCGCCATTTCAGAACCCAGCTTCTGCACCTGCTTTGGTTCAAGGTGCTTTAATATCTGCGCCGCATCTTCTTCAGATAAGCTAAGTAGTAAGATGGCAGCTTTTTCTACGCCTTCTAATTTACTGACGTCGTATGACGCTTCTTCAACATTGGCAAGTTCTTCAGCCATAATCTTATCTCACTACTCGTCTTGCATTAACCAGCCTTTTACTACCTGGGCTGATAATTCTGGTTCATTGGCCACTAGCGCGCGTACGGCTTTAAGTACATCTTCGTCTTTGTGTAGGTCAGGCAGCATAAGTGAGCCATCTGGCGCAAAGCCTACCTGTCCTTCGTCAAAGTCAGACGTTAACATGCTAATTGTGTCATCGCCTAAGTCTAAGCCTTCATCGGCATCAAATTCATCTGCCTCGTTAGACTCATCTGGGTTGATAAGACGACGCAACATAGGTCTAATCACAAAGATGATAAGTACTATTATAACCAAGCCACCAACAACTAGCTTAAGAATTGGCAGAAAACCCGGCTGTTCCCACAAAGGCGCATCTTCAATTTCACCTGCATCCATACGAGTAAAGGGTACGCTAACCACTTCTAGCGAGTCGCCGCGGGTTACGTCAAAGCCAATACCGCCCTGCAATAGTCTGCGAATATTAAGGATTTCTTCTTGTTTGCGTGGCGTTGGCGTCATAGCGCCATCTTCGCCAGCAACTTGGGTATAGTCCACTGCCACCGACACACTTAGTCTGCGGATTACACCTGTCTGCTTTTTGGTATGACTAATGGTGGTATCAAGCTCGTAATTGCGCGTTGATTCTTTTGCTGTGCGCCCAGGCATGGTTTGTTGGCTAGCGCCCACTGCATTTTCTGGGATATTAGAATCCAGCGGAGGCTGATTTGATAATGCGCCAGGAATACCGCCAACACCACCACCTACACTGTTCTCCTCTACAATCATTTCACTGCGAACCGCAGGTAAGTCTGGATTATAGCTGCGTTGGGTTTGCTCCATTGCAGTAAAGTCCATAGCAACGTCGGCTTGCGCCGTATAGTTGCCTATACCCAATACTGGAATCAGTATAGCGTCAATTTTTTCGAGATACTCTTGCTCGCGCTGACGTTCAATTTCGTATTCTTTTCTGGCACGAGCACTCATTGAATCTTGTGAGCCAGAATTTAGCAAACGACCGTTACTGTCTGTTACCGTTACTTTAGACGGCTCCATGTTTTGTACGGCGGAAGCCACGATATCAACAACCGCATCTACCTCTTCACCAGCGATGACAGCGCCGCGTTTAGCGGTTAATACGACCGTTGCGGAAGCTTTCTTTTCTCGACGGGCGAACACGTTTTCTTTTGGCATCGCCAGCAGCACTCGGGCTTTTTGAATACTCGCGATATCTTCAATAGTCGAGGCAATCTGCTGCTCGCGAGCGTGCTTAAGACGCTCCATCTCAACGCGCTGACTTACACCAAATCCCATGTCCTGCATGATAATATCGGTTCCAGCGTCTGAAGACTTTGTTAATCCCTGACGGGTCATGCCTAGGCGAATGTTTTGAAATTCATCGCTTCTTACATAAACTGTATTGCCCTCAAGCTTATAATCAATTTGACTGGCATCCATATAATCGAGGGTTTCGATAAGCTCTTGGGTTTCCATCTTAGCAAGGGGACGATAATCAGGCTCTTGTGACCAGATAAGAATGAAAATAGCAATAGCCACACAAATGACCAAAACGACCACAAGGGCCATTTGGCGCATCATATCAGCGCTACCCAACGTATCCATAAAACCAGATTTATTCTCTGGCTCATTGTCCGCTACTTGATTTTGATCGGGAACCGTAAGGTTTGTACCTGTTGCTTCAGCCATAACCTACTCCGCCTACACCGGCATATTCATTATTGTTTTATAGGCTTCAAGTACTTTGTTACGTACCTGAACAGTAGCTTCAAACGCAATACCTGCCTTTTCTTTTGTCAACATAACTTGAGCTAAACTTAAGCTAGGATCGCCCAGTTCAAAGCGCTGCTGAGCATCTTTCGATTCAAGCTGCATACCGTTTACGCCATCTACCGCATTCTTAAGCATGACCGAGAAATCGCTTGCTGAGCTGTTTACTTCAGTAAGCGGTTGCTGCTGAGGCTCGTTAACTTGAAGACGAGTTTGCCCGATCATGTTTTGCATTTCTTGATACAAACTATTGGCTTTAACGTCCATACCCACTCCTAGCGTTTCTTAAAAACCGCCTGAACAACGGCGAATAACTAATTATAAGAATGATTTAGCAAGGGGCTTGCCAACTTTAAAAAGCACTACAAATCAACGAGATAAGAAGAAAATAAGAGGGTAAGCCAAATTTATGGCGTTTGATTTAATGTGAGCAACAAAAAACCGCCGCCTTCTTTACTACAGAGGCGACGGATAACAAGGATGAAACAAAAGATTTAGAAAGCGGTACTATGCAGGCACTTCAATGCCGTCTTCACGCATACGCGCGAGTTTATAACGAAGAGTTCGAGGGCTTATACCCAGCTTCTCTGCCACATCCTTGCGCTTACCATTACACGATACCAATGTATCAAGTATAATTTGGTGTTCCTGATAGCGAAGCTCTGAGCCCAATTTGTTATCTTCAACCTGCTCTTGTGCAACTTCAAGCGGGGCTGACATGTCTTCGTCAATCATTAAATCGCCGGCATCTATTTCATTGTTTTCACAAAGAATAAGCGCGCGCTGAACCACGTTCTCTAACTCTCGAACGTTTCCAGGCCAGCTGTATTGCGACAATTTATTGCGAGCAGCAGCACTTAGCCTAATGGTACCTAAGCCTTGTGAACTGGCGTGGCGATGAATAAGGTGTTCGGCAAGCGGAACGATATCACCCGGGCGTTC
This genomic window contains:
- the fliM gene encoding flagellar motor switch protein FliM, producing MSDLLSQDEIDALLHGVDDVEEEEVGSSDSDASTLEYDFSSQDRIVRGRMPTLEIVNERFARHMRVSLFNMMRRSAEVSINGIQMIKFGEYIHTLFVPTSLNMVRFRPLKGTGLITMEARLVFILVDNFFGGDGRYHAKIEGREFTPTERRIIQMLLKIIFEDYKEAWAPVMDVSFEYLDSEVNPAMANIVSPTEVVVISSFHIELDGGGGDFHVSLPYSMLEPIRELLDAGVQSDKEDTDLRWSKALRDEIMDVKVGLTTHMLDVDVPLRDVMEFKPGDIIPVEMPETITVLIEDLPTFRAKLGRSRDNLALKIVEKIARPTSVKSELQLLTRGGRIIDNDAELQVLEEDL
- the fliL gene encoding flagellar basal body-associated protein FliL, translated to MADEELQVEEGGKKKGKMMLIIIIAVVLVGGGAAAYFLLFAGGDEPAVEQLAEADAAAAAESAPAASSGSAEIGTALYVAMPRPFVFNVPGSGRDRLVQIKVQLLVRGSDNEELAKTHIPLIEGTLLQAFSTSNADDLVTEAGKIELREQAVTEVQKALKDITGSDVVERVLFTGFVMQ
- a CDS encoding flagellar hook-length control protein FliK — protein: MQQVAAQKTDIAALPFSASSTAKAVETGIGTQQQANSQNNQAFNRLYQEAKSSKSDFVLNDKETSGSQFRETTRSTSSSANTSVSNETVKKGKDRDAGHTDLPVDKKVTDNPAESAPSTKEENAAIAQKDIAEAIEAHGNSVGEEKTSLKVDDAEGDIEQKAVTEAEFVIGEGGKKDAEAGVITTPGTPDGKPDKVDEEPDWVAYVEILADRFGKADNREQTQGQSGNRTTNGISEVSDETVNILSVKENGKLWKIPDGVDASDAPSVMAHLLSQLNSDSEEGGIAVESLSTEAQQTLSALTALLLGAESEQNGASGEASAEQSQILASDKLDSNADELSGLIAQLMQQKDSAGNVEQTVNEGAEHTLAGSKNATEESLVLGLLSDELKAMRKLSSDGANSQLEALYSDATNDIADEVAIDGAVLDSGDVNTNGTEKSKVTATDTVPVMNTQNPSFEMTGDSQTDLLTALSELSPQTAQKVTEAFAERVVAVMPNASQQQAVKTNIIAGINEFQQQAEQGREPGIDLSAIVADAAKEAAVNTDVIASMTARVDSQASQFLNLMTQTQSSAQQAFASMVGQTDTVMQENAQLRTEASKSQQQFEGFDKAVNIHKPEGQQQLNEKIRWMVNARNTMAEIRLDPPEMGSMQVRVNVSGDAASVSFVVQSQQAKEALADAMPKLRDMLSEQGIELGDAQVRKDNSSSNENGQQLANNNGRGNGTENRGENDGLDDMGETRIIEQSVTRAAKGGIDFYA
- the fliJ gene encoding flagellar export protein FliJ, with the translated sequence MSKQLERLAEFEREKEQREARYYQQAQQNVNQQKQKLTSLEQYRVDYIKGIQQTGQAGVTATYYQQHLSFVGKLDKACEQQMQVIARAQMAADQRKQMWLKQQQKVKAVTLLLDKKKLAEQKKEAKAEQAMMDEFATQRFFRAKRSPF
- the fliI gene encoding flagellar protein export ATPase FliI produces the protein MTSPWHSYFESLTKQVSSPPVVAAGKLVRGIGLTLEAVGCQLPVGSQCLVQTIEGEIEAEVVGFGDDITYLMPTEAVRGIVPGSRVMPLNRQSGLPVGMGLLGRVVDGNGQPLDGLGEINAEARAPTTRPPMNPLIRRPINAPMDVGVRAINALNTVGVGQRMGLFAGSGVGKSVLLGMMTRGCEADVVVVGLVGERGREVKEFIHDILTEEERQRAVVVAAPADTSPLMRLKGCETAVTIAEYFRDKGMKVLLLIDSLTRYAMAQREIALAVGEPPATKGYPPSVFARLPALVERAGNGSERQGSITAFYTVLTEGDDLQDPIADAARAILDGHVVLSRTLADSGHYPAIDIEASISRVMPMVVSEEHQLMARRIRQVYSNYKQNQDLISIGAYAKGSDPRIDLAIRAEPAINALLQQGMKQVIPYDESLEGMAALAKGLGQG
- the fliH gene encoding flagellar assembly protein FliH, translated to MSGNKNFSENEISEAKTWDLPFVDDPKTSRKDQPTNALNKRSDWKYEPPEVEEEIKPPTAEEIEAIRQAAYDEGFQEGKEKGFEEGKAEGLETGLAEGKEQGHNDGLEQGLEEGRQQMAAQAEVWQALADKLHDPLSQANDESRDQLVKLAVTLAKAVIKTEVSTNQQVILQALSEGIKALPINQADYQIHMNPDDIELVKAHFGDEEIAKKGWSLVEAPAMERGGCDITTAQNAVDVSIERRCRDVIDKFLLNQGLSDD
- the fliG gene encoding flagellar motor switch protein FliG; its protein translation is MAEELANVEEASYDVSKLEGVEKAAILLLSLSEEDAAQILKHLEPKQVQKLGSEMAKVDDMTQTKITSVHKHFIEEIQNYSTIGFQSQDFVKRALTAALGEDKAANLIDQILMGSGAKGLDSLKWMDSKQVASIIRNEHPQIQTIVLSYLEPEQSAEILAQFPEKVRLDLLMRIANLEEVQPAALQELNEIMEKQFAGQAGTQAAKMGGLKSAANIMNYLDTAIEGQLMDAIREQDEEMSQQIQDLMFVFDNLVDVDDKGIQAILREVQQDALLKAIKGADEELKDKIMRNMSKRAAEMLGDDLEALGPVRISEVETAQKEILSVARRLSDSGEIMLGGGGGEEFL
- the fliF gene encoding flagellar basal-body MS-ring/collar protein FliF, encoding MAEATGTNLTVPDQNQVADNEPENKSGFMDTLGSADMMRQMALVVVLVICVAIAIFILIWSQEPDYRPLAKMETQELIETLDYMDASQIDYKLEGNTVYVRSDEFQNIRLGMTRQGLTKSSDAGTDIIMQDMGFGVSQRVEMERLKHAREQQIASTIEDIASIQKARVLLAMPKENVFARREKKASATVVLTAKRGAVIAGEEVDAVVDIVASAVQNMEPSKVTVTDSNGRLLNSGSQDSMSARARKEYEIERQREQEYLEKIDAILIPVLGIGNYTAQADVAMDFTAMEQTQRSYNPDLPAVRSEMIVEENSVGGGVGGIPGALSNQPPLDSNIPENAVGASQQTMPGRTAKESTRNYELDTTISHTKKQTGVIRRLSVSVAVDYTQVAGEDGAMTPTPRKQEEILNIRRLLQGGIGFDVTRGDSLEVVSVPFTRMDAGEIEDAPLWEQPGFLPILKLVVGGLVIIVLIIFVIRPMLRRLINPDESNEADEFDADEGLDLGDDTISMLTSDFDEGQVGFAPDGSLMLPDLHKDEDVLKAVRALVANEPELSAQVVKGWLMQDE
- the fliE gene encoding flagellar hook-basal body complex protein FliE; translated protein: MDVKANSLYQEMQNMIGQTRLQVNEPQQQPLTEVNSSASDFSVMLKNAVDGVNGMQLESKDAQQRFELGDPSLSLAQVMLTKEKAGIAFEATVQVRNKVLEAYKTIMNMPV